The following is a genomic window from Devosia neptuniae.
GTGGTGGGCACGGGCAATCTGCTGCGCCTGGCCGAGCGGCATGGCGCCGGCTTCCTGCAGGCTTCGACCAGCGAGGTCTATGGCGATCCCGAGGAGCATCCCCAGCGCGAGGATTATTGGGGCCATGTCAATTGCACCGGTCCACGCGCCTGCTATGACGAAGGCAAGCGCGCCGCCGAAACGCTGTGCTTCGACATGCTGCGCGCCGGCCGCGTCGATGCCCGCGTGGTGCGGATCTTCAATACCTATGGGCCGCGCATGAGCCCCAATGATGGGCGGATCGTCTCCAACCTGATCGTGCAGGCGGTGCGCGGGCAACCGCTGACCATTTATGGCTCGGGCGAGCAGACCCGTTCCTTCTGCTATGTCAGCGACTTGGTGGCTGGCCTGATCGCTTTGATGAATGTCGACCCCAATCCGGGCCTTCCCGTGAACATCGGCAATCCGGGCGAATTCACCATTAGCGAGCTGGCCGAGCTGGTCCTCGAGATGACCGGCAGCAGGTCCAAAATCGTGCATCGCCCCCTCCCCGAGGACGATCCGCAGCGCCGCCGTCCCGATATCGAGCGGGCCAGGCAAGTGCTGGGCTGGGAGCCGCGGCTGCCGCTCACCGAAGGCCTTGCCTTGACCATTCCCTGGTTTGCCGAACGGCTGCGGGAAACACCGCCCGCGCGGCGCGGCACGAGACAGTCCGTCGCTGCGGCGCCATGGTGAGGCTGCGATGGCCGATGACATTCCCGAGCCGGTGGCGCGCAATATAGCATCGATCCGGCAATGGCAGGCCGAGCGGCAGGCCAAGCGCGGTACCAGCGACAAGATTGCCGATGCGATTAGCCGATTTGCCGGCAGCATGCCCTTTGTCTACCTGCATCTGGTGATTTTCGGGTGCTGGGTGATTGCCAATCTGGGCTGGGTTCCGGGCGTGCCGCGCTGGGACCCTACGCTGGTGGTGCTGGCCATGGTTGCCTCGGTCGAAGCGATCTTTCTGACCAGCTTCGTGCTGATCAACCAGAACCAGATGACACTGGAAGCCGACGAAAAAGCTGAATTGGATCTGCAGGTTGGCCTGTTGAACGAGGGCGAAACCACACGGCTGCTCGCCATCACCCAGGCCATCGCCGAACATCTGGG
Proteins encoded in this region:
- a CDS encoding UDP-glucuronic acid decarboxylase family protein, encoding MHISKPNMTILVAGGAGFVGSHLCDALLAQGHRVICVDNFQTGSIANVQPLHNHPGFRLIEADICDPFVADEPIDQVYNLACPASPPQYQADPMHTMMTSVVGTGNLLRLAERHGAGFLQASTSEVYGDPEEHPQREDYWGHVNCTGPRACYDEGKRAAETLCFDMLRAGRVDARVVRIFNTYGPRMSPNDGRIVSNLIVQAVRGQPLTIYGSGEQTRSFCYVSDLVAGLIALMNVDPNPGLPVNIGNPGEFTISELAELVLEMTGSRSKIVHRPLPEDDPQRRRPDIERARQVLGWEPRLPLTEGLALTIPWFAERLRETPPARRGTRQSVAAAPW
- a CDS encoding DUF1003 domain-containing protein, whose protein sequence is MADDIPEPVARNIASIRQWQAERQAKRGTSDKIADAISRFAGSMPFVYLHLVIFGCWVIANLGWVPGVPRWDPTLVVLAMVASVEAIFLTSFVLINQNQMTLEADEKAELDLQVGLLNEGETTRLLAITQAIAEHLGVTSGVEHELDELRKETQPGVILDAVKHGSGKPDA